From the genome of Croceibacterium atlanticum:
ACTCGATGCCTTGGTGCGTCTGATCCCCGAGGTATCCGAAGCTGCCGTCGGCAAGCACACCCTCTCCCGGTCGCTCAAGGCGGTAGGCGCCGAGACCGACGAAGACATCGCCCAGTGCCAGCTTGCCTCCAACCTCGTACTGCAGCGACTTGCGCGGGGCGAGAACCTCGCCCGGATTGTTTACGAGTGCCGGATCGAGCGGCGCTGTCGGGCCTTGCTGGAGTGCTTCGATCCGGTTGCCGTATAGCGATAGGCCATCGAACGGCTTCAGGACCACGCCGATCACGGGCGTAACCGCACTATCATCATATTCCGTCGCGAGGTCGCCGCCGAAGTAGCTGTAGCTCTTCACATTGATGGATTGCAGGCGCAGACCCGCTGTGACCTGCAATCGATCTTCGATCATCCCCATCGTGTCCGATGCGAAAGCGCTCCACAGTCGCGTCCGCGCAATCGGGAATGGATCAACCAAGTCGCCGCCGACGAGGGTCGAAGAAGGCAGGTCCACTTGTGGGGTGTCGTAGATATTGGTGGCGTAGCCGGCAAAACCCGGTCCGTAGCGAAAATCGTAGGCGTTGCGGTTCACCTGCCAGCTGGCATTGCCGCCTGTTCCCCGTCAGCACCTATGGCACAGATTTGAGGTTGTGATTTAAGGAGGATTTGGGTCTCGTCGTAGTGACGAAGGAACGAAGATGAGACCCAAATCCTCCAATGCAAAATCGCGGACCAAGACCCCTGCGGAAGCTGTGGTGAAGGGCATCCGCCGGGCCACCCGGCGGCACTTCTCGGCGGAAGACAAGATCAGGATCGTGCTGGAAGGCTTGCGCGGCGATGACAGCATCGCCGAGCTGTGCCGCAAGGAAGGCATCGCCCAGAGCCTGTATTACACCTGGTCGAAGGAGTTCATGGAGGCCGGCAAGCGCCGCTTGGCTGGTGACACCGCCCGCGCTGCGACCACAGATGAGGTGAAGGATCTGCGCCGGGAGACCGGCGCTTTGAAGGAGTGCGTCGCCGACCTGACGCTCGAGAACCGCCTGCTGAAAAAAAGCATTCTCGCGGATGGGGGCGACGACGAATGAGATATCCTGCATCCGAGAAGCTCGAGATCATCAGGATCGTCGAGCAGTCGCACCTGTCCGCCAAGCACACGCTGGACCAGCTCGGCATCGCCCGCCGGACATTCTATCGCTGGTATGACCGCTACCTCCAAGGCGGGCCGGAAGCGTTGGAGGATCGGCCATCGGCACCGAGCCGGGTGTGGAACCGCATCGGCGAGGGCATCCAGGACCAGATCATCGAGATGGCGCTGGATCACAGTGAGCTGTCCCCGCGCGAGCTGGCCGTGCGCTTCACTGACGAGAAGCGCTACTTCGTGTCCGAGGCCACGGTTTACCGCCTGTTGAAGGCCCACGACCTGATCACCAGCCCGGCCTATGTCGTGATCAAGGCTGCCGATCAGTTCCACACCAAGACCACCCGGCCGAACGAGATGTGGCAGAGCGACTTTACCTACTTCAAGATCATCGGGTGGGGCTGGATGTATCTGTCGACCGTGCTCGACGACTTCTCGCGTTATATCATCGCCTGGAAGCTGTGCACCAACATGCGGGCCGAGGACGTGACCGACACGCTGGACCGCGCTCTGGCGGCTTCCGGCTGCGACAGCGCTACGGTGCTGCACAAGCCGCGCCTGCTAAGCGATAATGGCCCCAGCTATATCGCTGGCGAACTGGCGGAATACATCGAGGCCAACAAGATGAGCCACGTGCGCGGCGCCCCTTGCCATCCCCAGACCCAGGGTAAGATCGAGCGCTGGCACCAGACCCTGAAGAACCGCATCCTGCTGGAAAACTACTTCCTGCCCGGCGACCTTGAGGACCAGATCGAA
Proteins encoded in this window:
- a CDS encoding TonB-dependent receptor, with translation MNRNAYDFRYGPGFAGYATNIYDTPQVDLPSSTLVGGDLVDPFPIARTRLWSAFASDTMGMIEDRLQVTAGLRLQSINVKSYSYFGGDLATEYDDSAVTPVIGVVLKPFDGLSLYGNRIEALQQGPTAPLDPALVNNPGEVLAPRKSLQYEVGGKLALGDVFVGLGAYRLERPGEGVLADGSFGYLGDQTHQGIEFTVNGDLTPSLRLIGGAALTDAKLVSGNEVPGVSEYTANADLEWDLGFVPGATITARAVHTGPQWVDAANTLELDSWTRIDLGARYVFAADDTPVTLRLSADNITNEKYWASAFDVFSAALLQGTPRTIKASISADF
- a CDS encoding IS3 family transposase (programmed frameshift), which codes for MRPKSSNAKSRTKTPAEAVVKGIRRATRRHFSAEDKIRIVLEGLRGDDSIAELCRKEGIAQSLYYTWSKEFMEAGKRRLAGDTARAATTDEVKDLRRETGALKECVADLTLENRLLKKKHSRGWGRRRMRYPASEKLEIIRIVEQSHLSAKHTLDQLGIARRTFYRWYDRYLQGGPEALEDRPSAPSRVWNRIGEGIQDQIIEMALDHSELSPRELAVRFTDEKRYFVSEATVYRLLKAHDLITSPAYVVIKAADQFHTKTTRPNEMWQSDFTYFKIIGWGWMYLSTVLDDFSRYIIAWKLCTNMRAEDVTDTLDRALAASGCDSATVLHKPRLLSDNGPSYIAGELAEYIEANKMSHVRGAPCHPQTQGKIERWHQTLKNRILLENYFLPGDLEDQIEAFVEHYNNQRYHESLNNVTPADTYFGRAPAIIKQRERIKRQTIEHRRLQHRKLAA